The Malus domestica chromosome 08, GDT2T_hap1 genomic interval actaggggtaaacaccctaaaaacatgtctaatttattcatccatagaAGCTGACGCCTCCTAAAAATCCAATATCTCTATTGATGTAGTTGCATCTTTCTgatgatccacatgtgcaaagttagactcacgacgggaatgatacttggcaatagccttAGGGGAAGCTTGGTATACGTATGACCAATGATCCTTTGATCCACAGTGGTAACACATGTCTAGTTCAGTATAAGCAGGCTGAACGAGatctttgcccttgttcttgaagtttgaggCCTTATAGGCAAGTGATGGACGTTGTTGGGTCATATTTCCTCCCTTAGGTGCAGCAttctgttgaccttgggcctGTGGTGGGGCTTGTTGTCCATTGCCATGGC includes:
- the LOC139198158 gene encoding uncharacterized protein encodes the protein MELIESDLLDKTYSTFNAINIVLQQRYRAYKFTKFSDLISVLLFIEKQNQLLMKNHQAQSTVSNATLEAHATNSSSHKRRKNSHGHGNGQQAPPQAQGQQNAAPKGGNMTQQRPSLAYKASNFKNKGKDLVQPAYTELDMCYHCGSKDHWSYVYQASPKAIAKYHSRRESNFAHVDHQKDATTSIEILDF